The Populus trichocarpa isolate Nisqually-1 chromosome 11, P.trichocarpa_v4.1, whole genome shotgun sequence genome has a segment encoding these proteins:
- the LOC7485539 gene encoding uncharacterized protein LOC7485539 isoform X5, which translates to MADNPKLDMDSSSEAGGGGGFALEEHMEAQKISVLDHINGFQCTKEKSDSFVIDMERFSHGINKDSNTNSRITLQRSHSRKGSPRGGGGGEKKINSNLSHLSVSDRDAIVASASPRGPSTPEKAAAVTVGTADHSSSPQLHHQITITTGNMNATPESRCIRRNSFKRSSPSWVLDPKRVLFFFATLASLKSYRCRREHIVE; encoded by the exons ATGGCGGATAATCCAAAGTTg GATATGGATTCATCAAGTGAAGCTGGTGGGGGTGGTGGCTTCGCATTAGAAGAACACATGGAAGCACAAAAAATCTCAGTCTTAGATCATATAAATGGATTTCAATGCACAAAGGAGAAATCAGATAGCTTTGTTATTGACATGGAAAGATTCTCTCACGGCATAAATAAAGATAGCAATACAAATTCAAGGATCACA tTGCAGAGGAGCCATTCCAGAAAAGGGTCACCGCGGGGGGGCGGAGGCGGCGAGAAGAAGATAAATTCTAATCTTTCTCATCTTTCTGTTAGTGATAGAGATGCTATTGTTGCTTCAGCTTCACCTAGAG GGCCTAGCACGCCAGAAAAGGCAGCGGCGGTAACGGTAGGGACGGCAGATCATTCCAGTAGCCCACAACTTCATCATCAAATCACAATCACGACCGGCAACATGAATGCCACTCCAGAAAGTAGATGCATTAGGAGAAATAGTTTCAAGCGGTCTTCACCTTCATGGGTCCTTGATCCCAAAAgggttcttttcttctttgccACACT GGCCTCACTAAAATCTTACAGATGCAGACGAGAGCATATAGTGGAATGA
- the LOC7485539 gene encoding uncharacterized protein LOC7485539 isoform X2, whose amino-acid sequence MADNPKLDMDSSSEAGGGGGFALEEHMEAQKISVLDHINGFQCTKEKSDSFVIDMERFSHGINKDSNTNSRITRSHSRKGSPRGGGGGEKKINSNLSHLSVSDRDAIVASASPRGPSTPEKAAAVTVGTADHSSSPQLHHQITITTGNMNATPESRCIRRNSFKRSSPSWVLDPKRVLFFFATLSSMGTMLLIYLTLSIGKLNAIDNSLD is encoded by the exons ATGGCGGATAATCCAAAGTTg GATATGGATTCATCAAGTGAAGCTGGTGGGGGTGGTGGCTTCGCATTAGAAGAACACATGGAAGCACAAAAAATCTCAGTCTTAGATCATATAAATGGATTTCAATGCACAAAGGAGAAATCAGATAGCTTTGTTATTGACATGGAAAGATTCTCTCACGGCATAAATAAAGATAGCAATACAAATTCAAGGATCACA AGGAGCCATTCCAGAAAAGGGTCACCGCGGGGGGGCGGAGGCGGCGAGAAGAAGATAAATTCTAATCTTTCTCATCTTTCTGTTAGTGATAGAGATGCTATTGTTGCTTCAGCTTCACCTAGAG GGCCTAGCACGCCAGAAAAGGCAGCGGCGGTAACGGTAGGGACGGCAGATCATTCCAGTAGCCCACAACTTCATCATCAAATCACAATCACGACCGGCAACATGAATGCCACTCCAGAAAGTAGATGCATTAGGAGAAATAGTTTCAAGCGGTCTTCACCTTCATGGGTCCTTGATCCCAAAAgggttcttttcttctttgccACACT GTCAAGTATGGGAACAATGTTGCTGATATACCTCACTCTTTCAATTGGGAAGCTCAATGCAATTGATAATTCCCTTGATTGA
- the LOC7485539 gene encoding uncharacterized protein LOC7485539 isoform X4: MDSSSEAGGGGGFALEEHMEAQKISVLDHINGFQCTKEKSDSFVIDMERFSHGINKDSNTNSRITRSHSRKGSPRGGGGGEKKINSNLSHLSVSDRDAIVASASPRGPSTPEKAAAVTVGTADHSSSPQLHHQITITTGNMNATPESRCIRRNSFKRSSPSWVLDPKRVLFFFATLSSMGTMLLIYLTLSIGKLNAIDNSLD; this comes from the exons ATGGATTCATCAAGTGAAGCTGGTGGGGGTGGTGGCTTCGCATTAGAAGAACACATGGAAGCACAAAAAATCTCAGTCTTAGATCATATAAATGGATTTCAATGCACAAAGGAGAAATCAGATAGCTTTGTTATTGACATGGAAAGATTCTCTCACGGCATAAATAAAGATAGCAATACAAATTCAAGGATCACA AGGAGCCATTCCAGAAAAGGGTCACCGCGGGGGGGCGGAGGCGGCGAGAAGAAGATAAATTCTAATCTTTCTCATCTTTCTGTTAGTGATAGAGATGCTATTGTTGCTTCAGCTTCACCTAGAG GGCCTAGCACGCCAGAAAAGGCAGCGGCGGTAACGGTAGGGACGGCAGATCATTCCAGTAGCCCACAACTTCATCATCAAATCACAATCACGACCGGCAACATGAATGCCACTCCAGAAAGTAGATGCATTAGGAGAAATAGTTTCAAGCGGTCTTCACCTTCATGGGTCCTTGATCCCAAAAgggttcttttcttctttgccACACT GTCAAGTATGGGAACAATGTTGCTGATATACCTCACTCTTTCAATTGGGAAGCTCAATGCAATTGATAATTCCCTTGATTGA
- the LOC7485539 gene encoding uncharacterized protein LOC7485539 isoform X1, which yields MADNPKLDMDSSSEAGGGGGFALEEHMEAQKISVLDHINGFQCTKEKSDSFVIDMERFSHGINKDSNTNSRITLQRSHSRKGSPRGGGGGEKKINSNLSHLSVSDRDAIVASASPRGPSTPEKAAAVTVGTADHSSSPQLHHQITITTGNMNATPESRCIRRNSFKRSSPSWVLDPKRVLFFFATLSSMGTMLLIYLTLSIGKLNAIDNSLD from the exons ATGGCGGATAATCCAAAGTTg GATATGGATTCATCAAGTGAAGCTGGTGGGGGTGGTGGCTTCGCATTAGAAGAACACATGGAAGCACAAAAAATCTCAGTCTTAGATCATATAAATGGATTTCAATGCACAAAGGAGAAATCAGATAGCTTTGTTATTGACATGGAAAGATTCTCTCACGGCATAAATAAAGATAGCAATACAAATTCAAGGATCACA tTGCAGAGGAGCCATTCCAGAAAAGGGTCACCGCGGGGGGGCGGAGGCGGCGAGAAGAAGATAAATTCTAATCTTTCTCATCTTTCTGTTAGTGATAGAGATGCTATTGTTGCTTCAGCTTCACCTAGAG GGCCTAGCACGCCAGAAAAGGCAGCGGCGGTAACGGTAGGGACGGCAGATCATTCCAGTAGCCCACAACTTCATCATCAAATCACAATCACGACCGGCAACATGAATGCCACTCCAGAAAGTAGATGCATTAGGAGAAATAGTTTCAAGCGGTCTTCACCTTCATGGGTCCTTGATCCCAAAAgggttcttttcttctttgccACACT GTCAAGTATGGGAACAATGTTGCTGATATACCTCACTCTTTCAATTGGGAAGCTCAATGCAATTGATAATTCCCTTGATTGA
- the LOC7485539 gene encoding uncharacterized protein LOC7485539 isoform X3, whose amino-acid sequence MDSSSEAGGGGGFALEEHMEAQKISVLDHINGFQCTKEKSDSFVIDMERFSHGINKDSNTNSRITLQRSHSRKGSPRGGGGGEKKINSNLSHLSVSDRDAIVASASPRGPSTPEKAAAVTVGTADHSSSPQLHHQITITTGNMNATPESRCIRRNSFKRSSPSWVLDPKRVLFFFATLSSMGTMLLIYLTLSIGKLNAIDNSLD is encoded by the exons ATGGATTCATCAAGTGAAGCTGGTGGGGGTGGTGGCTTCGCATTAGAAGAACACATGGAAGCACAAAAAATCTCAGTCTTAGATCATATAAATGGATTTCAATGCACAAAGGAGAAATCAGATAGCTTTGTTATTGACATGGAAAGATTCTCTCACGGCATAAATAAAGATAGCAATACAAATTCAAGGATCACA tTGCAGAGGAGCCATTCCAGAAAAGGGTCACCGCGGGGGGGCGGAGGCGGCGAGAAGAAGATAAATTCTAATCTTTCTCATCTTTCTGTTAGTGATAGAGATGCTATTGTTGCTTCAGCTTCACCTAGAG GGCCTAGCACGCCAGAAAAGGCAGCGGCGGTAACGGTAGGGACGGCAGATCATTCCAGTAGCCCACAACTTCATCATCAAATCACAATCACGACCGGCAACATGAATGCCACTCCAGAAAGTAGATGCATTAGGAGAAATAGTTTCAAGCGGTCTTCACCTTCATGGGTCCTTGATCCCAAAAgggttcttttcttctttgccACACT GTCAAGTATGGGAACAATGTTGCTGATATACCTCACTCTTTCAATTGGGAAGCTCAATGCAATTGATAATTCCCTTGATTGA
- the LOC7485438 gene encoding NADPH-dependent diflavin oxidoreductase 1 — MRKQSQTVWDFLLKGACISVASSATKMPSDVMSAMVEIISEEAGFSRETAVLQLRRLEKVGRYHVEAWS; from the coding sequence ATGAGGAAACAGAGCCAGACGGTTTGGGATTTTCTATTGAAAGGGGCATGCATATCTGTTGCAAGTTCGGCAACCAAAATGCCCTCAGATGTAATGTCAGCCATGGTGGAAATTATATCCGAAGAGGCTGGATTTTCAAGGGAAACTGCTGTTTTGCAGCTTAGGAGATTGGAAAAGGTTGGTAGATACCATGTTGAAGCATGGTCCTGA